One Mycoplasmopsis caviae DNA segment encodes these proteins:
- a CDS encoding thymidine kinase yields MYLKQSDGILEVITGPMFSGKTEELIKRIKILEIADIKTLVLKPKFDNRFSETEIVSRTGARVVAKNIQNSSDIMKFWNSSYKAVAIDEINFLDEGILDVIDELVLKGVRVLCSGLDMDFLRRPFGVTPAILAIADHITKLKAVCMKCKSIAGFSFRKTNEQDLNSLGDDTYEARCRVCHIKGELKKKEEEK; encoded by the coding sequence ATGTATTTAAAACAAAGTGATGGTATTTTAGAAGTGATAACAGGTCCAATGTTTTCAGGTAAAACAGAGGAGTTGATTAAACGAATTAAAATCTTAGAAATTGCAGACATCAAAACATTGGTGCTTAAGCCTAAATTTGACAACCGTTTTTCTGAAACCGAAATAGTAAGTCGAACAGGTGCGAGGGTTGTGGCTAAAAATATACAAAATTCAAGCGACATAATGAAATTTTGAAACTCTTCATATAAAGCAGTAGCTATTGATGAAATCAACTTTCTTGATGAAGGTATACTTGATGTAATTGATGAATTAGTTCTAAAAGGCGTTAGGGTTTTGTGTTCTGGTTTGGATATGGATTTTTTAAGAAGGCCTTTTGGTGTAACTCCTGCAATATTAGCAATTGCTGATCATATAACTAAACTTAAAGCTGTGTGTATGAAATGTAAATCAATTGCTGGATTTAGTTTTCGTAAAACCAATGAACAAGACCTTAATTCTCTTGGTGATGACACTTACGAAGCCCGATGTCGAGTTTGCCACATTAAAGGCGAATTGAAGAAAAAAGAAGAAGAAAAGTAA